Genomic DNA from Chanos chanos chromosome 6, fChaCha1.1, whole genome shotgun sequence:
TAAATATACTATACTTTACCATGATGTGTATACAGCTTTAAATATACTACACCACGGTgtatacagttttaaatatactttACCATGGTGTACACAGTTTTAAATACACTCTACTTTACCATGGTGTACACAGTTTTAAATACACTATACTTAACCATGGTgtgtacagttttaaatatactATACTTAACCATGGTgtgtacagttttaaatatactATACTTTACCATGATGTgtatacagttttaaatatactACACCACGGTgtatacagttttaaatatactttACCATGGTGTACACAGTTTTAAATACACTATACCTTACCATGGTGTGTACAGTTTTAAATACACTATACTTAACCATGATGTGTATACAGCTTTAAATATACTACACCACGGTgtatacagttttaaatatactttACCATGGTGTACACAGTTTTAAATACACTATACTTTACCATGGTgtgtacagttttaaatatactATACTTTACCATGGTgtgtacagttttaaatatactACACCATGGTGTACACAGTTTTAAATATAcagtttttaagaaaacaaacaggacattgtccatttttaagtgtttgtgtacattATGTGGTTTTTGCTGTTAGCACTGGCGGCTCACTTCGTGCGTGCGtttgtaaaatgtatattttaaagtCTCATTATTACGGTTTTGTATTCATCTGtaatgtagcacagtgttaacaATGGTACTtataacattctctctcagccCTGGAACTCAAACAATTTTCTGAtgcccccaaaacacacatatttaaataatgaaattaataTCATAAACCTGCGGCAACTAGTCAACTAATGGCTGAACTAACGACTACCAGTCGACTAGGAAAATCTTTGGTTGGCGGCAGCCCTAATATTGTCATATCGTGGATAATATTAAAACCAGTCATGTCATAATATTGTTATATTACCCACCCCGACTGTCAAGATCAGAGTTTGAGGTCATATGGCCTAGTTTTCATATAACATGAAGTGTCAGCACATCAGACGAAGTCTTTGTCCTCACCTGAGCAGAGAGAGTCCCGTTCTCCTCAGTGAGCTGGGagatttttctctccatttgacTGTTGTCTGTTTTCAGGTCCTGGCACTGTTTTAAAACCTCATGGACCCGCCTGAGAAGCCTGCAGGACACAAACAGAACCTCAGTATATCTGACAGGTTACACAATATCAGACCCCCCTGGAAAATTCATAACCGTAATCACGGCAAGTCAAATTCATAACCATGATCATGTCAAAGACACATTCAATGCCCACAGGCCTTAACAGCACAAGAACATTCAATTCTCACAGGCCTTAACAGCACAAAACCACATTCAATACCCACAGGCCttaacagcacaaaaacacattcaatacCCACAGGCCttaacagcacaaaaacacattcagtacCCACAGGCCttaacacaaaaccacattcaGTACCCACAGGCCttaacacaaaaccacattcaGTACCCACAGGCCttaacacaaaaccacattcaGTACCCACAGGCCTTAACACAAAACTACATTCAATACCCACAGGCCttaacacaaaaccacattcaATACCCACAGGCCttaacacaaaaccacattcaGTACCCACAGGCCttaacacaaaaccacattcaATACCCACAGACCttaacacaaaaccacattcaATACCCACAGACCttaacacaaaaccacattcaATACCCACAGGCCttaacacaaaaccacattcaGTACCCACAGGCCttaacacaaaaccacattcaATACCCACAGGCCttaacacaaaaccacattcaATACCCACAGGCCttaacacaaaaccacattcaGTACCCACAGGCCttaacacaaaaccacattcaATACCCACAGGCCTTAACACAAAAACACGAGCCGTTTCTCAGTATGGAGTACAACTTGTGCGGACTCCCATTCTTgggagttagggttagggttgacacaagtcacctcctaatgcatccttgataaaacccacaaatCGAGGACACATCTTGGTACTTGATCTGTACTTGACTAGATGCGAACTTTGAACTGGAACACTACTTAGGCTGTGACTGATGACctttcacaagtccatgagagcacaagtacagagaagaacacatACTGAGACAAGCCACACAGTCAGTCTCCACCCTCACCCATCATTCTTCTGCTGTAGCTCCAGCAACAGGGCCTTGTGGTCTCTCTCCAGCTGCTCATGGTCCCGGAGCATTCGCTGcagtctgtgctgtaactgggCAATTTGGCTTTCTGAAGATCACGGCAAACATCAGTCAGATCAGAatacagtcacatgacacacacacgaacaccaGTCACACACCACAGGGACACAcgaacaccaaacacacacacaccacagtcacacacgaacaccaaacacacacacaccacagtcacacacacacacacacagcaaccctaacaccacacacatgcacggacataccccagacacacaccacagtcataccacacacatatgcatgtacataagtgcgtacacacacacacccatcatcATCACTTATATCACCTGGTTTCCTGCAGGTTTACTCTTTTCTTCCTGAGCACGTGAACACATGGGCTCTTTAAAATGGTAAACATACAGGAGTCTTTCCCACCTCTCTCTTCGATGGTGTGAATGTGGGAGgcgatctctctctccagttcatCCCTCACGTCCCCCTGCTGGGCCAGCTCTCTGCGTAGCCTCCTCAGCTGCACCTGCGGGGTGTTCAGGACCTCCTGGATGGGCGAACTGGAGGATCAGAGCGGTGGTTCAGAGGTTTGGGAAAACTGACCAGCAACCCTACAGCTAACCACTGCTGGAACAACAGACTTCAGATCGAGTACATTAATattcaaaaaacattttggcAAATTTCCCTGGCTACGTGcttcctttaaaaacaaacccacaatGCATATTTCCTATACCAACAGCTAAAAAAATTACCTACAAATGCAGCTAAAACAAATCATGCAAAGGGTAAAAGGCATGTATTTGTATTCACATGTAATGCGATTTGTAAATCAGCGACTTTATCTACTGGAAAAATTAAGACCAACAAGGCATTCATGCTTCACATTTTTTGGCTAAAACCAGGAGACCCCCTGGAATGATAACTGAACGGTTAGATTGGGGCTGAGTGTTGGGACTAAACGGTTAAGTTGGGACTAAACGGTTAGGTTGGGGTTGAGTGTTGGGACTAAACAGTTAGGTTGGGGCTGAGTGTTGGGACTAAACGGTTAGGTTGGGGCTGAGTGTTGGGACTAAACGGTTAGGTTGGGGTTGAGTGTTGGGACTAAACGGTTGGGTTGGGGTTGAGTGTTGGGACTAAACGATTAGGTTGGGGTTGAGTGTTGGGACTAAACGGTTAGGTTGGGGCTGAGTGTTGGGACTAAACGGTTAGGTTGGGGTTGAGTGTCGGGACTAAACGGTTGGGTTGGGGTTGAGTGTTGGGACTAAACGATTAGGTTGGGGTTGGGTGTTAGGACTAAACGGTTAGGTTGGGGTTGAGTTGTGAGTAGGTGTTCATGTCAGGACAGCTCGCCAGTACCTCGCAGAGCTGGAGCCAACCGAGGTAAGTTCCAGAAACCTGACCGCAGGGCGAGCTGGACGGCGACTAAAGACCGGGGACTCGTCGTCACTGATGGACGAAGAGCTGCTCATGTCAAACACAgctacagagaggaaaagaaaagacgtTACAGATACAGGAGGTGTTTCATAGGGGAGTGCTGAAAAGACGTTACAGATACAGGAGGTGTTTCATACGGGAGTGCTGAAAAGACGTTACAGATACAGGAGGTGTTTCATATGGGAGTGCTGAAAAGACGTTACAGATACAGGAGGTGTTTCATATGGGAGTGCTGAAAAGACGTTACAGATACAGGAGGTGTTTCATATGGGAGTGCTGAAAAGACGTTACAGATACAGGAGGTGTTTCATATGGGAGTGCTGAAAAGACGTTACAGATACAGGAGGTGTTTCATATGGGAGTGCTGAAAAGACGTTACAGATACAGGAGGTGTTTCATATGGGAGTGCTGAAAAGACGTTACAGATACAGGAGGTGTTTCATATGGGAGTGCTGAAAAGACGTTACAGATACAGGAGGTGTTTCATATGGGAGTGCTGAAAAGACGTTACAGATACAGGAGGTGTTTCATAGGGGAGTGCTGAAAAGACGTTACAGATACAGGAGGTGTTTCATATGGGAGTGCTGAAAAGACGTTACAGATACAGGAGGTGTTTCATATGGGAGTGCTGAAAAGACGTTACAGATACAGGAGGTGTTTCATATGGGAGTGCTGAAAAGACGTTACAGATACAGGAGGTGTTTCATACGGGAGTGCTGAAAAGACGTTACAGATACAGGAGGTGTTTCATATGGGAGTGCTGAAAAGACGTTACAGATACAGGAGGTGTTTCATATGGGAGTGCTGAAAAGACGTTACAGATACAGGAGGTGTTTCATATGGGAGTGCTGAAAAGACGTTACAGATACAGGAGGTGTTTCATAGGGGAGTGCTGAAAAGACGTTACAGATACAGGAGGTGTTTCATAGGGGAGTGCTGAAAAGACGTTACAGATACAGGAGGTGTTTCATATGGGAGTGCTGAAAAGACGTTACAGATACAGGAGGTGTTTCATATGGGAGTGCTGAAAAGACGTTACAGATACAGGAGGTGTTTCATATGGGAGTGCTGAAAAGACGTTACAGATACAGGAGGTGTTTCATATGGGAGTGCTGAAAAGACGTTACAGATACAGGAGGTGTTTCATATGGGAGTGCTGAAAAGACGTTACAGATACAGGAGGTGTTTCATATGGGAGTGCTGAAAAGACGTTACAGATACAGGAGGTGTTTCATATGGGAGTGCTGAAAAGACGTTACAGATACAGGAGGTGTTTCATATGGGAGTGCTGAAAAGACGTTACAGATACAGGAGGTGTTTCATATGGGAGTGCTGAAAAGACGTTACAGATACAGGAGGTGTTTCATATGGGAGTGCTGAAAAGACGTTACAGATACAGGAGGTGTTTCATATGGGAGTGCTGAAAAGACGTTACAGATACAGGAGGTGTTTCATATGGGAGTGCTGAAAAGACGTTACAGATACAGGAGGTGTTTCATATGGGAGTGCTGAAAAGACGTTACAGATACAGGAGGTGTTTCATAGGGGAGTGCTGAAAAGACGTTACAGATACAGGAGGTGTTTCATAGGGGAGTGCTGAAAAGACGTTACAGATACAGGAGGTGTTTCATATGGGAGTGCTGAGGCCACttcaaaaatgtttgttatAGAAGAGAGCAAATGCTGAAACTTCTTACTGTTCCTGGTGAGGAAGCGATCCAGTTCGTCACTCAGATAAAGACTGTCTTCATTCTTCAACACAAATCGGAACAGAGAAGCGATCTCACActaagagagggagggaggaagagccATAAAAAAATCTAATAATTTTTTGATCGAAACAGGCAACCCTCCTGTTGCAAAcccgcttctctaaccattaggccgtTTCACAAGAACTAAGTTCATTTCAAAGTGGGGCTAAGCCAGACTGTGAGCTACTGCTCTGAGAGCGTGAAGACCTGCTCTAGACCAGTGCCAAACTCCAGCATCTATGTTCCAAAGTACTTCACACATATAAGGGGAACAAACCATgtgtagggggagagagagagagaagagtaaaaGTTGTggacagaaatgaagagaagtGAAAAGATGGACTACACAGCACTAAAGAACATACCTCAGTCTCAAATTCCAACTTGGTTATTGGTGTAAGGTTGTTCATGACTCCATGAAAGCACAGCAGTAAAACAACCTGTTTACAAACAGGAAAAAGCAAGCACAACAGAGTGAAGACACAGCAGAAGGCTCctctgagagaggggagggtgtTGGGCTGGTGTGTTGGGTTGTTGCTGGGTGTTGGGCTGGTTAACACTAACCCCACTGGTAAGGGAAACAACAGTAGTGACACAAGGTCTAAATGTGGAGTTTGGTGGCACCGCGGCAATATACTGAAACCCAAGGTCAAAAGAAGGGATGGGCATTTCAAGTAAAAATATTATTCGATATTCACTGGGAACCAtgagcacgcgcacacacacgcacacacagagcaagagagagagacccattCATGCTTTTCAAAAAACTCTGGCTCAGCAAATTCCATCAAACTTCAAAAACCTTCGCCACAAAAACCTTCGGCAAAGCTGAGGGGAAGCATGTCTTTAGCTGTCATCTTTGAGATCAggtctgttgttttctctgcagGTCTAACATCAAACTTACTCTGTCTGGTGACAAAGCTAGTCACTGACTGTTGATCTGTGGATGGACCTTCTGCTGAATGCTTCTCTGTCGGATGACTGTGCATAGTTGTAGCAGAATTACGATATGCTAGCTTTACCTGCTGGAGTTTGCAGTGTACCTCATTctcgtttattttttttttgaaggagttCCACACAACTTTTTGGCGGCGGTACGAGTCTTTGGCTTTGcatgtttctcctgtttgtacAATAGCATTAAATCTCACAGCGCCACACACGGTAGTAACGCGTTATTCTTTTGTTGCTTAATGGCAGTTGGCAAACAGAATTTAGGTCTATTAGCGGTGGTCACGCGTCACTTACTACCAGGCGCCGGTAAAAACAGGGGAAAATAAATTTTAGACAAGACGACAGTCGCATAAACTATTCGATTCTTTATAATTTAACGACTAATCGAAAACCATGACCCATCCCtagtaaaaagtaaataaactcTGTATTTCTAGATACGACAGGGCTATGGCCTGCAAACCGACAATATTGTTTTAGGAAAGCCATGGGCCAAGCGCACACTTGCAGTACACTAACAGGCcacagggtgagtgtgtgtatatcagtgtgaCCAGGCAGCGAAATGCATTCACCATGCAGTGCGGGCGCACACATACCTTAGACAGTTCCAGCTCCAGGTTTCGCCCCTGATGGATGTTCTCCCATGACACGAGGTTACCGCGGTTACCACAGCACCGGCACTCATCTGCACACAAACGTATTGCCACTTCACTGCTTTATTTGACCATgcagtgtgtttctgagagGGTTGCGTCTTTACTTACTTTTCATAAAATCAGAGACAAGCTTCAGTCTTTCATCCTGAGGAAGGTCCAGTTCTGACTGGCTGGCCTCTTTATGTTGTCTGTTTACATAAAATGGATGAAACAGTCCTAATTACACAGTTCTACGAAAATTACGTCcaaaatgaggagaaatgcaGTGAGCAAAACATAACGCACCGAACAGTTCCCCCAAACCCTTCCCATCTGAATTAGAAAATGCCATAACAGGTTTTCACCAGCGCACTTACAATTTACACACGATCTTTAGCAACAGGCGCCCATCTGCTAAATGAACGATCTTATCAGCAGGTCTGTCCAGTTTCAGACTGTTGATCtatttggccaaaaaaaaaaaaaacaccggtTTGGTTATGAAAAATCATTCTACAAAATGTCTGTAAAACACCATATTAAACGTACGACTGCAAACCGTAATGTAACGCACCCATCCCAGAAGGGCGTTCTCCTTAGCTGGGCTCAGTGCCATGTTCAGtgctgcaaaacacaaactttctAAATCAAAAAACACAGTAGTGATTTGGGGCGCGAGTAGCATGAGTTTTACGTTCTGTCAGCTTCACCCTGAGGCTTAAGGAATTGTATCGGTGCCGCAGTTTACCATATTACGCGTTTACTGCGAGCCGACTTGAAGGCAAAGTGTGGTTTGTTTACCTTACATGGCGCACTTCAATGTGAGCGAAGCAAACTAACTTTTACAACCCTCACTGTACAACTCTAGGCTGACGTAAGGCTCTCACGTTGCATCATGTTATTATTTAAGGTTACTGTTCGCCAAAAGTGTGAATTCTAAATTAACTGCAGATGATATAACACTATCTTAACTTTTGAGGCGGCGAGTTAACTAAACTTcgtcaaacataaaaaacaaccaaacatgAAACACTTGAAGACGCAGTACTGTCAAAAGTTACAATAAACACCGCATTTCAGTAATACTCAATATCACCGTACCAAATAAGCTGTAGCTTCATGCGGTTTAAACACCAATCACTGTAAATAAGTCAAAGGCTTTACCTTTAAGAAATTTAAAATCATGCGTTAGAGCTGAAGAAATCCCTGTAACTGTATTAAACCGTCAATACGATTCTTTTCAAATTTCAGCGCCTGCGTGTTTGATATCTTTTCTAGCCTCTGATTGGGTTTGCTCCAGTGTTGACGTACTTCCTTTTTTTCGCTGACCAATTGAGACACCCTGTAGTctattgtgtttggtttatcGAGAACATCAGCTGAAAAGTCAACATACTTTGTCAGTCATTACAAGGTACGAATGCATTTAGATGTTAAATGAACATCTAAAATACAATATAGTATTAACCAATACTAACTCGTTCTATGAGATGATCCCAATCTGTAGACTGTCCAAGCAACATTATGAGTACAAACTACAATTCCCGAAACCAATTGCCTGTTTCCGTAGCAACCGAATGTTGTGAGTTTGTGATGAGCGACTTGAgcaattatgattttttttaaagattacaTAGACGTATTAGAGGTATGCGTCGGATAAACTCTTAGTAAATCGATAGCAATTCCTTAGAAAAAATACTGCCATGCAAGATCAAGCACGTGACTTTTGTCAGCATTATTTATCTCAAAGTAGGTAATCAGGTAGCACAGCGGCTGTGCTGCCATTTGATTTGATCATGTAAGTGCGACGTAAAAGGACAAAGCAGTAGTGTCATAGTTTACTTTTTGTATTACATAAAATGTAATTGTGTACGGTTCCTATTTCAGACGGAGTGGCCTTTCGGGTCGAGTATGTTTGAAGTTCCTGTGGATTTCTCATTTAAAAGACTGGAGTCAGTTGCCGGTAATTTATGTATTTCGACTCAGTGTCTGGACATTtgtgtaggtttatttatgggATTTAAggaattatatttttaatgaacacagttttataaacatttcatGTAAACTCGTTGAAACcacttaattattattataattcttcttattattattataaaccAATAGAACCATTTGAAACCATATGATTTAAAACTAGTGCCTGTCTACCCATTTTGTGCAGATTAAGTGGATTACCGATAGATTACCAGAATttgaaaataagagagaaacaaaatgatacactataagaaaaaaaaaacaaaacaaaaaacacaggttATTAGCCACACAAACAATGAGGGAATAGCTGTTCTGGGATCAGTCCCGTGGGTGCATCCTGCCTCACTAAATTACAGACAGTAGCAAAAGTATTCACAGTAGTGGCGGTGGCAGCAGAAGGAGCAAGTAGAAAAAGTGTCATTTGTAGTAACTgagaataaacaacaaaaaatcaacaaactgattgaaaaagacaaaatatgtgAACAGGGCAGTGTTACACTCATAAATCATCATGACTTTATCAGTTCAGCCCCTGGACTGACCTCATATTCTATGTATgaatgtatctatctatctatctatctatctatctatctatctatctatctatctatctatctatctatctatctatctttctatctatctatctatctacctatctatctatgtctatctatctatctatctatctatctacctatctatctgtctattcaCCCATTTTACTCTTTACACTCTGGCCTGGCCCAGACGCCCTGACTGTGGAGCCAAATGGGAGTGTTCGGCCTTTGAAGAGGAATAAGGAGGGGAAGATTAGAAGCAAAGCTCTCAGATTCAATAATAACCACATCACAGATGTGTCAGGGCTGATTAACACCGTTATGGCTTTACTCTGTGAAGCCCCTCGGCTGGCCTGGCTGGATTTGTCCTTCAATGAGATTTCCCACATCAGTCCGGTATGTCTCACCTAGTCACTGACCAACATCTACACAAAGCATCTTATCACAAGACTTTAGACAGCTTTTGTCATTCTGCAATATCGTTTAGTCCAAGACTTCTCTTggggaaggggtgtgtgtgtcttttgttcCTCCAAAATTGATAATTCTGTATATATGTCAAAAGAGAGGCACCAGCTGAATGTATGAAGTAAaatacagtgtcagtgtgatgtataaATGTAAGTGTCAGTCTCCTAGCACCTGTGTGAGTGGTTTACTATGACTGACACTGCGCTGAAGAATGAGATCACTCAGGACAACCAAAGACAGTTCTGACAAATCACATCAGTGGTTATGTGGTTTCTTTTGACAGCATGTACAGTGTCAACAcctcccttcctcctctctctctccccaccctcctcaccccctcCGTTCTTCAGGTCCTCACAGAGCTGAAGGAACTCCGGGTTCTGTACCTTCATAGTAACAATGTGTGTAAATTGTCTGAGGTGGACAAGCTTAGTGTGCTGCCTCTCCTTCACACCATCACCCTCCATGGCAACGGCATGGAGAATGAACGTGGTTACAGgtaaaggtcagaggtcacatggGATCAGGTTCTTGGCTCCTTTATGTAACACACATTCTTCCCAGAATGCTCTCTGAGGAACAGGTGTCTAAACAGGTCAGAGGCTCAGATTACAGACTAGATTTTTTTGCCTGGTAACAGCATGCATGCTCACTCCAAGTGGGCAGACTCACTTCAGACTGTCCACTCATGCTCCCCAGAGAGCCCCTGTTCTgctgaatgaaaaagacagagtgactCAGAAAAACAGTCATAAGGTGTTGTCTTGATAAAACagttacctgtctgtgtgtttggtcttaataaatcattttcctgtctatgagtgtgtttgGTAATGAACAGTGTATTTAACTGAGATAAactgttagtgtgtgttgttgCCAGGGGATACGTGATCGCAGTGCTACCCCATCTAAAGACCATGGACTTCAGTGCTGTCACCAGGCAGGAGCGAGTGATGGCTGACATTTGGCACAAGGCCAACAGACGAGGGAACGCAGCCAGACAGGGCCCGGGGAACTGCTAAATCACTGACACGAAAACAGGACTCGTGTGTGGAGGAGTCAGAACTCATTCTCGAAGAAAAAGCCAAACTTAATTACCCAAACTGCACTGCTCTGTCATCCTTAAGCTTGTCAGACTGTGAAATGTCAGTTTTAAGATACAAGCCGATCACATGATGGATGTGTGTTCAAAGTCGTCACATTGATGGAACATTCCCGAAAAGCAGACCAGTATACTCTCAAAACAGACACCTTGACTCTCTAagactctttctcacactctcacacaataCCTcacttatttacacacacacagatgtctgtgTAGTAAGAGGCTGATTGCTGTAAGCATTTGAATGTTTCGTTGTCTTGTTATAATACAGTGCAGACGTCTGTGAAACTGTTAGAGAGCACACTCAGAACTAGACCTCACACTCCCATCTTTATAAAGTGACTGACTTAGTGCAGAATGGACCTCACTTTAAAGAGAACGCATCTTTATAAAGTGACTGACTTAGTGCAGAATGGACCTCACTTTAAAGAGAATGCATCTTTATAAAGTGACTGACTTAGTGCAGAATGGACCTCACTTTAAAGAGAACACATCTTTATAAAGTGACTGACTTAGTGCAGAATGGACCTCACTTTAAAGAGAACGCATCTTTATAGAGCGACTGACTTAGTGCAGAATGGACCTCACTTTAAAGAGAATGCATCTTTATAGAGCGACTGACTTAGTGCAGAATGGACCTCACTTTAAAGAGAATGCATCTTTATAAAGTGACTGACTTAGTGCAGAATGGACCTCACTTTAAAGAGAACGCATCTTTATAGAGCGACTGACTTAGTGCAGAATGGACCTCACTTTAAAGAGAATGCATCTTTATAGAGCGACTGACTTAGTGCAGAATGGACCTCACTTTAAAGAGAACGCATCTTTATAAAGTGACTGACTTAGTGCAGAATGGACCTCACTTTGATGAGAATCCATCTTttcacaaaaccacacagaccaTCCTCACAACCCACTGCTTCTACACAAACCATCTtgattattttcacatttatagcatttaacatttaatcacaTTTAATGACGTTGGAAGCTTTGTGACTTATATTACACCCAAAGTCAATATGAAAAATGAGTCcacattatgtttttgtttttttaatgtattatttcaTTCAACAGCAAAAAAGGTATTAACAGAATATTTCCTTTAAATTTTTGGTTCTAGCCTAAGAGATGAACCAGGTCATTCAGATAGTAGTACACATTTaggtaacaaaacaaacaacacaattaGCAAACTGCAAGAAAG
This window encodes:
- the lrrc51 gene encoding leucine-rich repeat-containing protein 51, which encodes MFEVPVDFSFKRLESVADALTVEPNGSVRPLKRNKEGKIRSKALRFNNNHITDVSGLINTVMALLCEAPRLAWLDLSFNEISHISPVLTELKELRVLYLHSNNVCKLSEVDKLSVLPLLHTITLHGNGMENERGYRGYVIAVLPHLKTMDFSAVTRQERVMADIWHKANRRGNAARQGPGNC